ACTGAAGAGTCGCAATTTGCTCACGCCGTCGATTCCGATAAATGTGAAAGTAAGTCAAAAGAAAATGAAGATGACGGTAACGGTGAGAAAAAGCTAAGCAAATTCATGCGAGAAAAGCTGACCAACTCACAACTCGTTCTGGAAGGGCTCATGGTCGAAGACTATGACATGATGCAGAAGGGTGCCAAAAAAATGATCGAAATGAGTAACGCCACCGAATGGCAGGTGATCGAAGGCCCCATTTTTGCACGACAAAGCGAAGAGTTTCGTTCCGCCGCAAAACAGGTCATTAAGTTCGCCAAAGAAAAGAATATCGATGGTGCCTCACTCAGTTACCTGCACCTGACGATGACCTGCATTGCTTGTCACAAAAAGGTCAATAAAGTCCTGATTTCCCAGCGCTAAACAGCACTCACGATGCTCCCTCAAAAAACAGGGGAATGCGAAACCGACTCGCATTCCCCTGTTTTAAATAATCAACTCATTGACCGCTTTATTTTTCGGTCACTTCTGTAGCAGCGGTTTCTTTAGCAGGCAGAACCCGAATCACGCGACCACTTTGCAGCTTGTCGCCATCCATTTCCACCGTACGAATTCGCAGCAGATGTGTACCCGGTTTCAATCCCTTCGGCAATTTCGCATGCCAGAGATGGGTTGACTTTTTGGGCTTCGGCAAATTGCGATACGTTTTCTCTTTCACGCCGTTCTCTGACTCAGATAGTTTTTTGAAGCTGGGATCAATGCCTTCATGATGCTGCATTGGAACCCAGCTTCCCGATTTCCCAATCATCATTTCCACTTTGGATCGTTCTGATCCGTTGAAAATGTTGACCAGTACATCAGTCTCGGCCAACTGATCTGTGGTGACTTCTTCGGGAGCCATGATATTCATCTGGTATTTCGCAGACCGTCCCGCGGCGCGAAAATCCAGATTGTATTCTTTCCCATCAAAGGTAATGATCGAATAACCGTTGGGGGCGCCGTCGGCCATCACGGTGTGGGGAATGCCTCGCTCATCCGGAGCTCCCGACCACCAGCTGCCGCTGACAGTGACGTTAATGACATGATGGTGTGGCTTCGGTCCACGCCAGCCATCGGCCTTCGTAATAAAACGGTGCTCATGATGATGCGTGTGCCCGGAAATTGACATGCAGAAGGGACGTTTTTCAATCAACCGATACAGTTCCTGACGATCTTCAACATCCACCAATGGAATATGCATCATCAACACGACAAGTTGGTCTTCAGGAATCTGCTTCAGGTCGTTCTTGATAAACGCCATCTGCTCTTTGCCCAGCCCGCCTTGATATTTGCCCTTCTTTTTCCCTTCGGGAACAATCCAGTCAATATCATCCAGTGCGATAAAGTGCACAGTACCGTAATCGAAGGAATAATAGGAAGCACCAAAAGCACGTTCAAATGTTTCATCGCTCAATTTATCATTGGGCGCGTCATAGTTAATGTCATGATTGCCGATGACGTTGTACCAGGGTATCCCCAACAGCGCGATCCCGCGTGCCTGCGATTCGAACAGGGATAGATCATCAAACAGAATATCACCCAGAGTCACACCGAAGGAAGCATCGGTACCAACCAGTTCTTCGATTACGTCATGTGCGATAAAATCGATTTCCTTCTGGTCGCGTGGCTGTGGATCGCCAAAGAAGATCGCCCGAAACTGGCTGGGCTCTTTCTGAGGATACAACGGAAAATCGACCGAAGCGGGTAGAGGCCCGGTTGGCTTGACGCCGGCGTATTTTGTTTTTGGCGAACCGTTGGGCTTATGAATGTAGTAGAACTCTGGTGTCAGATTCTTACTCAGCGGCGTACGCCATCCCTGGGGTTTAATCACAAACAGAATCGTATCGTCCGTCACCGGCAGTTGGTACTGGCCTTTTTCATCGGTACTGACAATCTCAACGCCATTCGAAACACGGACCCCCGGCAAAACTTTTTCGCCGGCGTCTCGCTTGCGATTGTTATTGGCATCGTGAAATACATAACCGGTGGCGGTCTGCTCTGCTTTCGCTTCTGCCTGCCCGTTTTCCTGACACGAAACAATCAACAGTAAAGTTAGACCGTATTTCACAAATGATAATCGACTCATTTATTTTCCCTCTGTTGGTAAACCGAATAAATTGTTTCTCTTTATATTACGTTCCACACAGCCATTACAAAACCCATAGATTAAGTTTTATATGAAGTTGCCGCCAACACTGTACAATCGGCGAGCGGGCATCAATGCTGATCATCATTTGTCAAAAACAGGACAACCGGAGAATGAGTGGAAGTGCATTCTCCGGTTGCATCAAGTGAGATCATCAACTTCTGATTTCGTCGTGTTAGAAGTTATCGATCACCTCACGCCCGGCTCGTGTTCCTAAAGCCTGCCAGATCGTCTGGCTGATATTTTCGGAAATGAACCGACAGGAACCATCGGCAAGACAGACCTGCACACCACCAGTATGAAAACTACGCAGAGTGGCAATCTGAGTTCCATCGTTGGCTTCGGTACAAGGCATTTCCGTGGTATTGCTGCACTTTGACAGGATATCGGGAGTGACACTGTTTGGGTTACGCCCTGTACTGAATGCCGAACCCCCCATTCCCGAATAGACCCAGGCACCGCGTGCATCAGAAGTCACATCATTGATGTATTGGAGTTCGCCAACCAGCAGTGTATTACTGCTTCCATCTTTAATATCCCGAATTGCGACTGAGGAATTGATCGTAAAGACACCTGCAGTCTGACCGTTATAGGATGCAGTCAAATCACCAGAACCATAATTTGCCGCATAGTTTCCACGAGACATATGCTCGATCGATCTGAAGGCGACATTGCTGCGACGATCCCACGGATGACTGGGACAACGATAAGCAGCAGGAGAGAAATGACCAAAGATATTGTTCATATAGTCCAGCGGATCTCGTCCGCTCAGAACAGGTGCCGCTTTTTCCCACAGAGGGCTTTGTTCCATCTGAGGTAAAATGTAAAGCAACCAGTTGCCTCCCAGGCTTTCCCCGTTACCGCATTCCTGGAGTCCCGTGAGGTTTGTGGGAGGATTCCCGCCACAAGGACCAATCACACCACCTGGAGGAAACACGCCATGCGTATCATGATAATTTTGAAGTGCCAGGCCCAGCTGTTTCAGATTATTGCGACAGCTACTGCGGCGGGCTGCTTCACGCGCCTGTTGTACAGCGGGTAATAATAAAGCAATCAGAATGGCAATGATGGCAATCACGACTAAAAGTTCAATCAGCGTAAATCCGCGACGGTTTTTTACAGCCCGTTTCGATGCAGAAGAAGTCAGCAATGAAAATGGGGTCAGCATTATCGTCTCCTTAAAGTAAAATAGAAAAATAATTAGTACACAGCATTTCTTTTTCTCAATTCAGCTTGAATTACCCTGCCCCGAGTGGAACAGGCAATTGGAATCTCATGAGAGAGTTAATCTTAGGGATCGGTATATTCCGGGGTTGGCGTGGAATCTCCGGGCACACCCTCTTCCGAATCACCGGAGCAACCGGGCAGCGCCAACGTCAGACAGAACAGACAGATCATGAGCAACAAAGAATGTTTCATTGAGCATTTCTCCAAACAGTTAGAAAAAAGAGAAGTACCGGAAAACGAATCCGTAAATCCGTTTTCCGGTTAAATAGAAAAAATAACCGATCAGCAGGTTTTTGATGGATTAGAAGTTATCGATGACTTCTCGTCCGGCTCGCGTTCCCAAAGCTTGCCAGATTGTCTGGCTGATGTTCTCGGAAATGAATCGAGCGGAACCATCGACAAGACAGACTTGCACACCACCGGTATGGAAACTTCTCAGTGCGGCAATTTGAGTTCCATCATTTCCTGACGAACAAGGCATTTCGGTGGTGTTACTGCAACTGGCCAGAATATCGGCAATCGTACTGTTGGGATTTCGCCCTGCACTGAAAGCTGACCCCCCCATTCCCGAATAGACCCAGGCACCGCGTGCATCAGAAGTTACATCATTGATGTAATTGACTTCACCGATCAACAAGGTATTCGTAGTACCATCTTTGATATCCCGGATACTGGTCGCTGAATTCAGGGTAAAAACGCCTGCAGTCTGCCCATTATAGGAAGCAGTCAAATCTCCCGAGCCATAGTTTCCCGCATAGTTCCCGCGAGACATATGCTCCAAAGCACGGAAGGCAACATTGCTGCGGCGATCCCAGGGATGACTGGGACAACGATACACAGCGGGGGAGAAGTGTCCAAAAAC
This window of the Gimesia fumaroli genome carries:
- a CDS encoding calcineurin-like phosphoesterase C-terminal domain-containing protein; this translates as MSRLSFVKYGLTLLLIVSCQENGQAEAKAEQTATGYVFHDANNNRKRDAGEKVLPGVRVSNGVEIVSTDEKGQYQLPVTDDTILFVIKPQGWRTPLSKNLTPEFYYIHKPNGSPKTKYAGVKPTGPLPASVDFPLYPQKEPSQFRAIFFGDPQPRDQKEIDFIAHDVIEELVGTDASFGVTLGDILFDDLSLFESQARGIALLGIPWYNVIGNHDINYDAPNDKLSDETFERAFGASYYSFDYGTVHFIALDDIDWIVPEGKKKGKYQGGLGKEQMAFIKNDLKQIPEDQLVVLMMHIPLVDVEDRQELYRLIEKRPFCMSISGHTHHHEHRFITKADGWRGPKPHHHVINVTVSGSWWSGAPDERGIPHTVMADGAPNGYSIITFDGKEYNLDFRAAGRSAKYQMNIMAPEEVTTDQLAETDVLVNIFNGSERSKVEMMIGKSGSWVPMQHHEGIDPSFKKLSESENGVKEKTYRNLPKPKKSTHLWHAKLPKGLKPGTHLLRIRTVEMDGDKLQSGRVIRVLPAKETAATEVTEK
- a CDS encoding DUF1559 domain-containing protein, giving the protein MLLSFSRATGARVDKSVRRPRGFTLIELLVVIAIIAILIALLLPAVQQAREAARRSSCKNNLKQLGLGLQNYHDTHGVFPPGGVIGTCAGNPPTNISGIQECSGQSLGGNWLLFILPQMEQSPLWEKAAPILNTNNPLDSMNNVFGHFSPAVYRCPSHPWDRRSNVAFRALEHMSRGNYAGNYGSGDLTASYNGQTAGVFTLNSATSIRDIKDGTTNTLLIGEVNYINDVTSDARGAWVYSGMGGSAFSAGRNPNSTIADILASCSNTTEMPCSSGNDGTQIAALRSFHTGGVQVCLVDGSARFISENISQTIWQALGTRAGREVIDNF
- a CDS encoding DUF1559 domain-containing protein, with amino-acid sequence MLTPFSLLTSSASKRAVKNRRGFTLIELLVVIAIIAILIALLLPAVQQAREAARRSSCRNNLKQLGLALQNYHDTHGVFPPGGVIGPCGGNPPTNLTGLQECGNGESLGGNWLLYILPQMEQSPLWEKAAPVLSGRDPLDYMNNIFGHFSPAAYRCPSHPWDRRSNVAFRSIEHMSRGNYAANYGSGDLTASYNGQTAGVFTINSSVAIRDIKDGSSNTLLVGELQYINDVTSDARGAWVYSGMGGSAFSTGRNPNSVTPDILSKCSNTTEMPCTEANDGTQIATLRSFHTGGVQVCLADGSCRFISENISQTIWQALGTRAGREVIDNF